The nucleotide sequence TGTCCGTGATCGACGCGATCCGGTACTGAGACGGGGCCGGGCGGGGATCATTCCGCCCGGCTCCACACGGGCGTCCGTCTCCTACGGGCGCCCGTCCGTCGTACGGCGGGGCCCCACCGTACGGGGGCATTCCCCACCCCCGATCCGGGAGCGAGCAGGATGGGCGACGTGCCCGTCGCTCGCGAGGCTGGGAACATGAACACCACACCATCCGCGACCGAGGCCGAATCGACGCCCGTGCCACCCGAAGAGCTCTTCCCGGAAGCCGCCGACGCGTCCGACGCGTCCGACGCCGGCGGGCCTCCGTCCGATGCCGCGGGCGGGAGCGAGGACGTGGATCCGGACGACGCCCCCGCTCCCCGCGATCGCCGCCGCTCCTTCTACTCCTCCGCCTGGCGGCGCTTCCCCCGCGACATCGGGTACCTGCTCCTGACCGCGGCGCTGTGCGCCACGGTCTACCTCGCGCTCCCCAACATCGTCTTCGGCCTGATCGACCAGCTCCTCTGGTCGGCGACCGGCCTGTTCGCGGCGCTCGCGCTCTCCGTCGTGCTCTTCGGGGCGCTGTTCGCGGCGCGCGGGCTCGGCGCCGTCGAGCGGATCCGCATCGGGTGGGCCGAGCCCCGGCCGATCCGCCCGGTCGACTGGACGCCGCGGTGGACGCAGAACCGGGCCATGCGCTTCCTGTCCGCGGTCGCCAACCCGCACTACTGGCTGCACCTGCTGCACGCGGTCGTCGTCTACCCGCTCGTGGCCATCGTCACGCTCGGCGCGGGCGCCATCCTGCTCGCCGGGTTCCTCGGGCCCATCGCGGGCGTCTTCGCCCTGATGGCGCTCGACTGGCGCATCGACCCCTACCTCACGGAGCGCGGCTTCGACACGGGGCGCACCGAGGCCCTCGCGGTCGCGATCGGCGTGGTGGCGATGGTCCTGTCCGTCGTGCTGCTCCCGCTCTGGGCGCGCGGCGCCGTGCTCGCCCACTACTGGGTCGACCACGCCCTCCTCGGCGGCTTCAAGTCGGACGCCCTCGAGCGCCGCGTCCAGGGCCTCGAGCAGTCCCGCGCCGGTGCCGTGACGGCCGAGGGGCAGACGCTCCGCCAGATCGAGCGCGACCTGCACGACGGACCGCAGCAGCGCCTCGTGCGGCTGCGCATGGACCTCGCGGCCGCCGAGCGCGCGCTGGACACGGATCCGGAGCGCGCCAGGACGCTCATCGCCGAGGCCTCCGAGCACGCGCACGACACCCTCGAGGAGCTGCGCGCGCTGTCCCGCGGATTCGCCCCGCCGATCCTCCTCGACCGCGGGCTGGTCGCGGCGCTGGAGGCCCTCGCGTCCCGGGCGACCGTCCCCGTGGCGCTCGACGTGCAGCTGCCCGAGAAGCTGGTGCTCCCGACCGAGGTCGAGCGCAACGTCTACTTCACCGTCAGCGAGCTCCTCACCAACGTCGCGAAGCACTCCGAGGCGACCCGCGCGGACGTCACGCTGGTGCTGATGCGGGACTTCGACGGCGCGCGGATCCTCGTGGCCCGCGTGACCGACGACGGCCGGGGCGGCGCGTCCGTGCAGGAGGGCCACGGCCTCGAGGGGCTCGTCGGGCGGATCGGCGCGCTCGACGGCGACGTGAGCATCTCCAGCCCGCAGGGCGGACCCACGCGGATCACCGCGCGTGTCCCGCTCGTGACGCTGAACGGCGTACCGACCGACGGATCCGACCGCACCGGCACCGGCACCGGCGCGGGCGGCCCGGTCGGCGCCTCGCCCGACCCCACCGCGTGACTACGCTCGGGACCATGGACGACGGCCCGGATGCAGCGCGCATCCGGGCCGTCGTGGTCGACGACGCCGTGCTCCTCCGCGAGGGGCTCGCGCGCGTGCTCGTCGAGGCCGGCATCGACGTCGTCGCCCAGCACGCGGACGCCGCCAGCTTCCTCGCGGCGCTCGCCGCCGACGCCCCCGACGTCGTGGTGATGGACGTCCGCATGCCGCCGACCTTCTCCGACGAGGGGATCCGCGCCACGGTCGAGGCCCGGCGGCGCGTGCCGGGGATCGGCGTGCTGCTGCTCTCCCAGTACGTCGAGGCCGCCTACGCCGAGGAGGTCTTCCGGAGCGGGACGGCAGGGATCGGCTACCTGCTCAAGGACCGGGTGACCCGGCTCGAGGAGATCGACGACGCCGTGCGCCGCATCGCGTCCGGCGGCACCGTGCTCGACCCGGAGGTGGTGACGCAGCTCATGGCCCGACGACGAGATCCCCTCACCGCGCTGACCCCGCGCGAGCGCGAGGTGCTCGCGCTCATGGCCGAGGGCCGCACCAACGCGGCGATCGCGCGGGCCCTGGTCATCGGCACGGGCGCGATCGAGAAGCACGTGACGAGCATCTTCGTGAAGCTCGGCCTCGAGGACACCGGCGAGGACCACCGCCGGGTCCTCGCCGTGCTCGCGTACCTCGGCTGATGCGCTCCTCTACGGTCGGGGCATGACCCGTCCCGTCTCCGACCCCGCCGCCCGCATCCGGACGACGCGCCGGGTCCTCGTCGGCGTTCACGCCGTCCTCGCCGTCGGTCAGGTCGTGGTCGGCGTCCTGGCGTTCACGGTGACGGACGCCTCCGAGGGCACGCGGGCGCTCGGCATCGTGATGCTCCTGGGTGCCGTCGCCTCCGCGACTCTGGCGATCCTGTTCGCCGTCGCCCTGCGGCGCTCGCGCTAGCCGCCCGGATCAGCCCCCCAGCGGCTGCACGTACCTCCGGCACACGTGCACGCGCCGGAACCGCGCCCGCATCTCCGCCTCGCGCTCCACGGCCGCGTGCAGGAACGTGAGCACCGGCCGGCCGAGGCCCTCGGGCGTGGTGAAGCCGCTCGTGTCGTCGCCGTCGCCCACGAAGACGTGGAGATAGCGGGTCTGCTCGACGAAGCCGACGCCGCGGTACCAGGCGTTCGCGGCGGGATCCTCGCGGGTCCAGGCGTCGAGCTCGGTGGCGCCGGTGCCCGCGAGGAGCGGGACGGCGGTCTCGAGGAGCGTCGTCGCGATGCGGCGGCCCTGGTGGTCGGGGTGGACCGCGACCGTGTCGATGGTGGCGAGGGCGTCCTCGACGCCGATGTCGAGGATCCCGACGATCGTGCCGTCGGGATCGGCGGCGACGAGCGCGACCGACGGCTCGGCCGGTTCCGGGCGCCGCGGCAGCACGTCGTCGAAGTACTGCGAGCCGAGGAACGAGAGCGCGCGGCAGCGGATCCAGCCGGACTCGTCAGCGGGGGAGTAGGCGCGGATGGTGGGCGCGGGGTGCGCGGGCATGCGGAGTCCTGTCGTCGAGGCGCGCCGGGCGGATCGGCCGGGCGCGGGTGGAGGGGGAGCGGGGCGGGCGCTCATCTCGACGACATGCGTCCATGGTGCCGGACGCGGAAGGCGGGCACCAGGGTCCGCCGCGGATCCGCGTGGCTCACCCGAAGACGTACGACGCGAAGTCCGCGGGCACGTTCTCGCGCTGCCACTCCAGCTCCGCCACGAGCGCCTCGCCCGACAACGCCCGCCGTGTGTACCGCGGGATCACGCGGCTGTGGGCGGCCATGTGCGCGACGGCCGCGGCCTGCCCGACGGCTCGTGCGACGGCCGTCGCCTCCGGTGACACGGCGTCGCGCGCGGCGGCATGGCACGCGAAGGCGAGCGAGCGCATCGCGCCGACGCCCAGCGCTCCGTCTGCGAAGGCCGCCGCTCCCGCGATCGCGTCGCGCAGTCGGCCGTCGTCCGGGCGTTCCGCGGAGAAGACCGGGAGGAGCCGGGCTCCGCATGCCGCGGCCCAGACGATGAGCCGCCTGCGGTCACCCTCGGCGAGCGTCGGGTCGGTCGGGTCGATCATGCGTCCAGCTCGCGCCCCATCTGGATCCGCCGACCGAGCCGGTCGAGGCCGAGCCGCGCCTCCGTCTCCACGAGCGCCACGTGGAACGGCGTCGCGGGCGGCTCCTCGACGAAGCCGGCGCGAGCGTAGGCGGGCGCGTTCCATGGCACGTCGGCGAACGTGCGCAGCGTGATCCGCCGGTGGCCGCGCCGTCGGGCCTCATCCGCGGCCGCCTCGACGAGCGCGCGCCCGTGGCCGCGGCGGCCGTGCTCCGGCGGCACGGAGACCTGCTCCAGGTGCGCGAGGCCGTCGACCTCGAGGACGTGCGCGAAGCCGACGAGCCCGGTGTCGGATCCCCCGGCCTCCTCCTCCGCCACCAGCAGGAACCCGGGCTCCGCAGCGCGCGACGCACCGGTGGGCGCCGGCGGCCAGCCCTCAGGATCCAGCAGGTCGACGAGCAGACGGTCGGCCGCGTCCTCGATCCCCTGCAGCGCATCGAGGTCGGAGGAGGCGGCGAGACGGATGCGGGTGGTCACCCTGCATCGTACGAGGGGGTGCCCGCGGCGGTCAGCCGAGCGCGCTCCGCCGCCTCGAGCACCAGGTCGAGCAGCGCGACGAGCTCCGCCATCGCCACCTCGCCGGGCTCGTCGGGGAGGCTGCCCCGTCGCGGCGCGGATCCGGAGTCGAGAGCGGCCACGAGGTCGGCCGCGAGCTTCCATCGCAGCGCCATCGACGCGTCGAGGCCGAGGCGCACGACGTCCGTCGGCACGGCCGACCCGGCCGAGCGGATCCCCCGCGCGTAGCGGTCGACGGCGACGTCGAGCACAGCCGCCACGTCCGCGACGGACGCATCGCCCCGCCGCACCGACGAGCACAGCAGCGACGCGAGGTCGGCGCCCACCGGCCCCGGCCCCAGCGACTCCCAGTCGATGAGCACGATCCCGCCCGCGTCCCGGAAGACGTTGGCGCCCGTCGCGTCGTGGTGGCAGAGCGTCCGAGGCAGCGCCTCGAGCACGCCGCGCACGCGGTCCTGCTCGGCGAGCAGCCTGGCGGCGGCGGGGATGCGCGCGCCGAGCCGGGCGCGCGCTGCGGGCCCGGGTGCCGCGAGGATCCGCGTGCCGTCGGCGGCGGCCTCGGGCTGCGCGTGCCGGTCGATCCATCCGGTGAAGAGCCACGGATCCACCGGCGGCCGACCGAGCCAGCGCCCGGCCAGCGAGCCCAGCGCCTCCGCGGCGTCGAGCAGCGCGGGGCGGTCGAGCGGCCGCGGGCCGAGGTGCCGCACCTCCTCGATCCAGAGCGTGACGCCCCCGGACGCGTCCCGCAGCGTCCCGAGCGCGTGCGGCGCGCGGATCCCCGCCGGCAGCGCGTCGAGGAGCCCCGACCGGTAGGCGGCCAGCTCGCGCGCGCCGTTCGCGACGAGGTACGGCACGGCCAGCGCGGGCCCCTCCGTGCGCTTCTCGACGAGCGTCCACGCGAGAGCCGCCCCATCGGCGAGTCGCGCCAGTCCGCCGATCCGCGTCACCGACCGGTGCGCGAGGAACGCGTCGTACTCGAGCGGCTCGCGCACCACATCATCGAGCGCCGTGACGGGCCTGCCGAGGAGGTCGGCGACGGCGGCCGTCAGCCCCGCGTGCCTCTCGTCGTCCATGCCCCGACGCTACCGATGCGGCGCCGGGGCGAGGAGCGGCTCCTGCTAGTCCGCGTCCACCACGATCACCGTGACGACCGGCGTGCGGCGGTGGCGGCGCTGGAGCCAGCGCTGCAGGCCGTCGCTCATGGCGCGCTCGGCGGCGACGCCGTCGAGGTGGCGCTTGGCGGCCGCGTTCTTGAGCGCGGTGCTGATGGCGGCCTCGGCCTCGGGGATCCAGCCGTCGTGCTCCACGAAGCCGCGCGTGATGAGCTCGGCCGGGTGGATCAGCTTCTGCTCCTTCTCGTCGAAGATGCCGAGCACGGTGATCTGCCCCTCGGCGGCCAGCGTGCGGCGCTCCTCGAGGGCCTCCTCGGTCGCGACGCCGATGGTCATGCCGTCGACGAAGACGTAGGGCGCGGGCACGCGGCCGGAGATGGAGGCGCGGCCGTTGACCAGGTCGACGCTCACGCCGTCCTCGATGACGAGCGCGTTCTTCACGCCCGTGCTCTCGGCGAGCGCGGCGTTGGCGACGAGGTGGCGCCACTCGCCGTGCACGGGCAGCACGTTGCGCGGCTTGACGAGGTTGTAGCAATAGACGAGCTCGCCGGCGCTGGCGTGGCCGGAGACGTGCACCTTCGCGTTGCCCTTGTGCACGACGTCCGCGCCCCAGCGGATCAGGCCGTTGATCACGCCGTAGATGGCGTTCTCGTTGCCGGGGATGAGCGAGCTGGCCAGGAGGATCGTGTCGCCCTCGCCCACCTCGATGATGTGCTCGCGGCGCGCCATGCGGCTCAGCGCCGCCATCGGCTCGCCCTGCGAACCCGTGCAGATGAGCGTGACCTTGTCGTCCGGCAGCTTGTTCAGCGCCTTGAGGTCGATGACGAGGCCCTTGGGGATGCGCAGGTAGCCGAGGTCGGACGCGATCTTCATGTTGCGGACCATCGAGCGGCCCACGAACGAGACCTTGCGGCCGTACTGCTCGGCGGAGTCGAGCACCTGCTGGATCCGGTGCACGTGGCTCGCGAAGCTGGAGACGACGATGCGCTTGGGCGCCGTGCGGAACACCTTCTCGATGGCGGGCGTGAGGTCCTTCTCGGCGGTCGTGAAGCCGGGGACCTCCGCGTTGGTCGAGTCGGTGAGGAACAGGTCCACGCCCTCCTCGCCGAGGCGTGCGAACGCGCCGAGGTCGGTGAGGCGGCGGTCCATCGGGAACTGGTCCATCTTGAAGTCGCCCGTGTGCAGGACCATGCCGGCGCCGGTGCGGATCGCGACGGCGAGGCCGTCCGGGATGGAGTGGTTCACGGCGACGAACTCGAGGTCGAACTTGCCCGCGGTGATGCGGTCGCCCTCCTTCACCTGGCGGGTGACGGGCTTGATCTTGTGCTCCTCGAGCTTCGCGCTGATGAACGCGAGCGTGAGCCGGGATCCGATGACGGGGATGTCGGGCCGCTCCTGCAGGAGGTAGGGGACGCCGCCGATGTGGTCCTCGTGGCCGTGCGTGAGGACGATGCCCGTGATCTTGTCGAGGCGCCCGCGCAGGGTGCTGAAGTCGGGGAGGATCACGTTGATGCCGGGCTGGCTCTCCTCGGGGAAGAGGACGCCGCAGTCGACGATGAGCAGCTCGCCCTCGTACTCGAACAGCGTCATGTTGCGGCCGACGTCGCCGAGGCCGCCGAGGGGCGTGACGCGCAGGCCGCCGCGGGGCAGGCGCCCGGGCTTGGCGATGTCGAGGGCGTGGGCGTGGGACGTGGGAGGCATGGTGCCTTTCTGGTCAGGTCGTGCAGGTGATGCCGAGGTGCGCGGGTCGTGCTCGCGCGGTTCGTGCGTGGAGACGGTGCCTCCGGTGATGTTCAGGGGGCCGTCCGGGAGGACGGGTGGTGCGGCGCCGGGTCGCGGGCGACGGGGGCGATGCGCGTCGTGCGGATGCCGTCTCGCTCCCGGTCGGATCAGGGACCAGCCGGTGTGGGCTGGGGTCCGTGTCGCGGTGGTGAGCGGCGGCGCGCGATGCGCGGTCAGGGTCGAGTCTCCCATGCCCGGGGCGGGGAGTCCGCCCGGGCACTCCGCGCGCCCGCTCCGGGAGCCGGGGCGACGCCAACCCTCCCTTCACGTTAGGGTTGGTCGCAGGAGCCCCGCTCCGATCCCCTTCCCCCTCCGGCTGCCCGACCGGCCGCCCATCACCCGCGCGACGCCGCGCCCTCGAACCTCATCAGAGCGGGCGCGCAGCCCGCGACAGAACGGAGCCCCTCCATGGCCTCAGGAACAGCCATCCCCACCGTCCCCGCGCCGCCCGTGCGCCACCCCAGCCCCACCGTCCTCCAGGCGCTGCGGAGCCCCCGCCTGCTCAGCCGCGAGGTGCTCGCCGGCCTCGTCGTCGCGCTCGCGCTGATCCCCGAGGCGATCTCGTTCTCGATCATCGCGGGCGTGGATCCGCGCGTCGGCCTCTTCTCCTCCTTCGTGATGGCCGTCGCCATCGCGTTCCTCGGCGGCCGGCCCGCCATGATCACGGCCGCCACCGGCGCCGTCGCGCTCGTCGTGGCGCCGGTCGTCCGCGACCACGGCCTCGACTACCTCATCGCCACCGTGATCCTCGGCGGGCTCCTGCAGATCGTGCTGGGCCTCCTCGGCGTCGCGAAGCTCATGCGCTTCATCCCGCGCTCGGTGATGGTCGGCTTCGTCAACGCGCTCGCGATCCTCATCTTCTCCGCGCAGATCCCGAACCTCGTGGGCGTGCCGTGGCTCGTCTACCCGCTCGTGGCCGTCGGCATCGCGATCATCGTGCTGATGCCGCGGATCACGAAGGTCGTCCCGGCGCCGCTCGTCGCGATCGTCGTGGTCACCGTCGCGGTGGTCGTCACCGCGCTCGCCGTGCCGACCGTGGGCGACGAGGGCGCGCTGCCCGACAGCCTGCCGACCCTCTTCATCCCGGACGTGCCGCTCACGTTCGACACGCTGCGGATCATCGCGCCGTACGCGCTCGCGCTGGCACTCGTCGGGATCCTCGAGTCGCTGATGACCGCCAAGCTCGTCGACGACATCACCGACACCCCGTCGCGCAAGACCCGCGAGACGCTCGGCCAGGGCGGCGCGAACATCCTCTCGGGCCTGTTCGGCGGCATGGGCGGCTGCGCGATGATCGGCCAGACGATGATCAACGTGAAGGCCTCCGGCGCCCGCACCCGCATCTCGACGTTCCTCGCGGGCGTCTTCCTGCTGATCCTCGTGGTCGGCCTCGGCGACGTCGTCGCGATCATCCCGATGGCCGCGCTCGTGGCCGTGATGATCATGGTCTCGGTCGGCACGTTCGACTGGCACAGCATCCGGCCGTCGACGCTGCGCCGCATGCCGGTGGGCGAGACGCTCGTCATGGTGCTCACGGTGATCGTCGTGGTGCTCACCGACAACCTCGCGATCGGCGTCATCGTCGGCGTGATCGCGGCGATGATCGTCTTCGCCCGCCGCGTCGCCCACTTCGCCACGGTCGAGCGCACGGAGCGCACCGACGAGGACGGTGCCCCGGTCGCGCACTACGCCGTCGTCGGCGAGCTGTTCTTCGCCTCCAGCAACGACCTCACCACCCAGTTCGACTACGCGGGCGACCCCGAGCGCGTGGTGATCGACATGACCGGATCCCACGTGTGGGACGCCTCGACCGTCGCCGCCCTCGACGCCATCACCCACAAGTACGAGCGCCACGGCAAGCGGGCCGTCATCAGCGGGATGAACGCCTCATCCGCCGCGATGCACGGCCGCCTCGCGGGGGAGCTCGGCGCGGGGCACTGACCCGGGCTGGCCCCGATACACCCGGCCGGGCCGGGTCCGGCCGGACGTTGGACGACCGACCAACGACCGCCCCGGACGCGTGCGCCCGCGCATCCGCTGCCGCAGTCTCTTCCTCGTCGGCAACACCGTTTCGACAACACGACAGATCAATCCGAACCCCTATGGAAGAGGACGAAATCATGAGCAAGCTGAAGTCGAAGACCACGAAGACCATCGCCGCGGCCACCCTGAGCGGCGCCCTGATCGCCGGGCTCAGCGGATTCGCCGCGGCCCCCGCCCAGGCCGCTGAGCCGGCGCCCGCTGCGTCCAGCGAGGTGAACAGCCCCATCACGGGCAGCGTCAACCTCGATCCCGTCGCCATCATCGCCGCGGTCAGCGCCGCGGTGAACGACCAGGGCGACCGCAACGGCGCCGTGCTCGCCGCGCTCGACGTGGGCTACTACAACGCGGGCAACCCCGACCGCCTCACGGTCGCGGTCGTCAACAAGAACCAGCCCATCGACGTCACCGGCGCGATCGTCGATGCGCAGCCCATCGACATCAAGGGCGGCAGCTACGTCATCTACTGGTTCGACGGGCCCGGTCGCGTCACCAACAACGGCGACGGCGGCTTCCTGAACTGGGGCGTGCTCGGCAACCAGGTGAAGACGGACAACGTCATCAGCATCAACGGCGGCTGATCCCCTCGAGAGCGCTGCACCGCGACCGCCCCGTCATCCTCCTGGGATGG is from Clavibacter sp. A6099 and encodes:
- a CDS encoding sensor histidine kinase yields the protein MNTTPSATEAESTPVPPEELFPEAADASDASDAGGPPSDAAGGSEDVDPDDAPAPRDRRRSFYSSAWRRFPRDIGYLLLTAALCATVYLALPNIVFGLIDQLLWSATGLFAALALSVVLFGALFAARGLGAVERIRIGWAEPRPIRPVDWTPRWTQNRAMRFLSAVANPHYWLHLLHAVVVYPLVAIVTLGAGAILLAGFLGPIAGVFALMALDWRIDPYLTERGFDTGRTEALAVAIGVVAMVLSVVLLPLWARGAVLAHYWVDHALLGGFKSDALERRVQGLEQSRAGAVTAEGQTLRQIERDLHDGPQQRLVRLRMDLAAAERALDTDPERARTLIAEASEHAHDTLEELRALSRGFAPPILLDRGLVAALEALASRATVPVALDVQLPEKLVLPTEVERNVYFTVSELLTNVAKHSEATRADVTLVLMRDFDGARILVARVTDDGRGGASVQEGHGLEGLVGRIGALDGDVSISSPQGGPTRITARVPLVTLNGVPTDGSDRTGTGTGAGGPVGASPDPTA
- a CDS encoding response regulator transcription factor, with the protein product MDDGPDAARIRAVVVDDAVLLREGLARVLVEAGIDVVAQHADAASFLAALAADAPDVVVMDVRMPPTFSDEGIRATVEARRRVPGIGVLLLSQYVEAAYAEEVFRSGTAGIGYLLKDRVTRLEEIDDAVRRIASGGTVLDPEVVTQLMARRRDPLTALTPREREVLALMAEGRTNAAIARALVIGTGAIEKHVTSIFVKLGLEDTGEDHRRVLAVLAYLG
- a CDS encoding GNAT family N-acetyltransferase, with product MPAHPAPTIRAYSPADESGWIRCRALSFLGSQYFDDVLPRRPEPAEPSVALVAADPDGTIVGILDIGVEDALATIDTVAVHPDHQGRRIATTLLETAVPLLAGTGATELDAWTREDPAANAWYRGVGFVEQTRYLHVFVGDGDDTSGFTTPEGLGRPVLTFLHAAVEREAEMRARFRRVHVCRRYVQPLGG
- a CDS encoding putative immunity protein, translating into MIDPTDPTLAEGDRRRLIVWAAACGARLLPVFSAERPDDGRLRDAIAGAAAFADGALGVGAMRSLAFACHAAARDAVSPEATAVARAVGQAAAVAHMAAHSRVIPRYTRRALSGEALVAELEWQRENVPADFASYVFG
- a CDS encoding GNAT family N-acetyltransferase, whose translation is MTTRIRLAASSDLDALQGIEDAADRLLVDLLDPEGWPPAPTGASRAAEPGFLLVAEEEAGGSDTGLVGFAHVLEVDGLAHLEQVSVPPEHGRRGHGRALVEAAADEARRRGHRRITLRTFADVPWNAPAYARAGFVEEPPATPFHVALVETEARLGLDRLGRRIQMGRELDA
- a CDS encoding phosphotransferase, which gives rise to MDDERHAGLTAAVADLLGRPVTALDDVVREPLEYDAFLAHRSVTRIGGLARLADGAALAWTLVEKRTEGPALAVPYLVANGARELAAYRSGLLDALPAGIRAPHALGTLRDASGGVTLWIEEVRHLGPRPLDRPALLDAAEALGSLAGRWLGRPPVDPWLFTGWIDRHAQPEAAADGTRILAAPGPAARARLGARIPAAARLLAEQDRVRGVLEALPRTLCHHDATGANVFRDAGGIVLIDWESLGPGPVGADLASLLCSSVRRGDASVADVAAVLDVAVDRYARGIRSAGSAVPTDVVRLGLDASMALRWKLAADLVAALDSGSAPRRGSLPDEPGEVAMAELVALLDLVLEAAERARLTAAGTPSYDAG
- a CDS encoding ribonuclease J, encoding MPPTSHAHALDIAKPGRLPRGGLRVTPLGGLGDVGRNMTLFEYEGELLIVDCGVLFPEESQPGINVILPDFSTLRGRLDKITGIVLTHGHEDHIGGVPYLLQERPDIPVIGSRLTLAFISAKLEEHKIKPVTRQVKEGDRITAGKFDLEFVAVNHSIPDGLAVAIRTGAGMVLHTGDFKMDQFPMDRRLTDLGAFARLGEEGVDLFLTDSTNAEVPGFTTAEKDLTPAIEKVFRTAPKRIVVSSFASHVHRIQQVLDSAEQYGRKVSFVGRSMVRNMKIASDLGYLRIPKGLVIDLKALNKLPDDKVTLICTGSQGEPMAALSRMARREHIIEVGEGDTILLASSLIPGNENAIYGVINGLIRWGADVVHKGNAKVHVSGHASAGELVYCYNLVKPRNVLPVHGEWRHLVANAALAESTGVKNALVIEDGVSVDLVNGRASISGRVPAPYVFVDGMTIGVATEEALEERRTLAAEGQITVLGIFDEKEQKLIHPAELITRGFVEHDGWIPEAEAAISTALKNAAAKRHLDGVAAERAMSDGLQRWLQRRHRRTPVVTVIVVDAD
- a CDS encoding SulP family inorganic anion transporter, whose protein sequence is MASGTAIPTVPAPPVRHPSPTVLQALRSPRLLSREVLAGLVVALALIPEAISFSIIAGVDPRVGLFSSFVMAVAIAFLGGRPAMITAATGAVALVVAPVVRDHGLDYLIATVILGGLLQIVLGLLGVAKLMRFIPRSVMVGFVNALAILIFSAQIPNLVGVPWLVYPLVAVGIAIIVLMPRITKVVPAPLVAIVVVTVAVVVTALAVPTVGDEGALPDSLPTLFIPDVPLTFDTLRIIAPYALALALVGILESLMTAKLVDDITDTPSRKTRETLGQGGANILSGLFGGMGGCAMIGQTMINVKASGARTRISTFLAGVFLLILVVGLGDVVAIIPMAALVAVMIMVSVGTFDWHSIRPSTLRRMPVGETLVMVLTVIVVVLTDNLAIGVIVGVIAAMIVFARRVAHFATVERTERTDEDGAPVAHYAVVGELFFASSNDLTTQFDYAGDPERVVIDMTGSHVWDASTVAALDAITHKYERHGKRAVISGMNASSAAMHGRLAGELGAGH